The following proteins come from a genomic window of Gimesia chilikensis:
- a CDS encoding sodium:solute symporter, with protein MLIAAESNTWLGLHTADWIVLGLYFVVILAIGLWSVKKVKDMTDFFMGGRRFGKVFMMFFAFGSGTSSEQAISVVAGTWRAGLAGIWWQFLWLWATPFYWIVAPIMRRMRALTTADFFETRFNGPTAVLYSFYGIAISITFIAGGLFGTGKMVDALTGNELDRIAVEANFMVPAAEWNTETKSFQITERRLQGYEYAILAVTVMFVIYGMAGGLGAAIITDFIQGILTIIFSFLLLPFVFYEIGGFGELNQNADLKKGMLDLTVSPELAATMGEPITPFYVFMLSVTALAGIVIQPHIMGVCGAGKTEYEGRFGFTVGNFLKRFCTVAWTFTGLACIVWYMGDSSPLKDSPDPADQAVYQSLVMRASPEYNALSPEEKEKVDSADRDFADKLFGMAAHDILPRIAPGLIGLLLASLLAAVMSTSDAQMIISSGLFTENIYRKCMVKNKSQRHYLWVGRIAGLVIVILALILQTTFTDIIHALKIIVKTPACIGISLWIGIVWRRWNVISVWVSTLTGILVWIGVAFHADVLYNSGILPEDMFKSPTEMRDVWQMFFFMSMAILSGVLVSFITPRQPQEKLDHFYKLMHTPVKLDEQIDAPCTLPSEPEPMGQKMFPNSKDIEIPKPTFQDLGGFILAWCGVAAIIFLTNLLSKLA; from the coding sequence ATGTTAATCGCCGCCGAATCGAATACCTGGCTCGGGCTCCATACTGCAGACTGGATTGTACTGGGTCTGTATTTCGTCGTCATTCTCGCCATTGGTCTGTGGTCGGTGAAAAAAGTAAAAGATATGACCGACTTCTTCATGGGGGGCCGCCGGTTCGGCAAAGTCTTCATGATGTTCTTCGCCTTCGGTTCGGGAACCAGCAGTGAGCAGGCCATCAGCGTGGTCGCGGGAACCTGGCGGGCTGGACTCGCGGGGATCTGGTGGCAGTTTCTCTGGCTCTGGGCAACGCCTTTCTACTGGATCGTCGCTCCGATTATGCGCCGCATGCGGGCCCTGACGACCGCCGACTTCTTCGAAACCCGCTTTAATGGCCCCACCGCGGTGCTGTATTCCTTTTACGGTATCGCCATCTCGATCACCTTTATTGCCGGGGGACTGTTCGGTACCGGAAAAATGGTGGATGCCCTGACGGGAAATGAATTGGACCGCATCGCCGTCGAAGCGAACTTCATGGTACCGGCAGCGGAATGGAACACGGAAACCAAGTCGTTTCAGATTACCGAACGGCGTCTGCAGGGCTATGAGTACGCGATTCTGGCAGTCACAGTCATGTTCGTGATCTATGGCATGGCCGGTGGTCTGGGGGCAGCGATTATCACAGACTTTATCCAGGGGATTCTAACGATCATCTTTTCGTTTCTCCTGCTCCCGTTTGTGTTCTATGAAATAGGCGGATTCGGCGAACTGAACCAGAATGCCGACCTTAAAAAAGGGATGCTGGATTTGACCGTCAGCCCGGAACTGGCTGCCACGATGGGCGAACCGATCACTCCCTTTTACGTATTTATGCTGTCCGTCACCGCACTGGCCGGGATCGTAATCCAGCCCCATATTATGGGCGTCTGTGGTGCAGGGAAGACGGAATATGAAGGCCGTTTCGGTTTCACGGTAGGGAACTTCCTAAAACGATTCTGCACGGTCGCCTGGACGTTCACCGGACTGGCCTGCATCGTCTGGTACATGGGTGACAGCAGTCCTTTGAAAGACTCACCCGATCCGGCAGATCAGGCGGTCTACCAGTCACTCGTGATGCGTGCCAGCCCCGAATACAACGCACTTTCTCCTGAGGAAAAAGAAAAAGTCGATAGTGCAGACCGTGATTTCGCTGATAAACTTTTCGGAATGGCTGCCCACGATATCCTGCCGCGAATCGCACCGGGATTAATCGGGCTGCTGCTGGCATCGCTGTTGGCGGCGGTGATGAGTACCAGTGACGCCCAGATGATTATTTCCAGTGGCCTGTTTACTGAGAACATTTATCGCAAATGTATGGTGAAGAATAAGTCGCAGCGGCATTATCTCTGGGTTGGTCGAATTGCCGGCCTGGTGATCGTGATTCTCGCCCTGATTCTCCAGACCACATTTACCGACATCATTCATGCGCTGAAAATCATCGTCAAAACGCCGGCCTGTATTGGAATCAGCCTCTGGATCGGCATTGTCTGGCGGCGTTGGAATGTGATTTCCGTCTGGGTTTCGACTTTGACCGGCATCCTGGTCTGGATCGGCGTCGCTTTCCATGCAGACGTACTCTATAACTCCGGTATTCTGCCTGAGGATATGTTTAAATCTCCCACTGAAATGCGGGATGTCTGGCAGATGTTCTTCTTCATGAGTATGGCGATCCTCAGCGGAGTGCTTGTCAGTTTCATTACGCCACGCCAGCCACAGGAAAAACTGGATCATTTCTACAAGCTGATGCATACCCCCGTGAAACTGGATGAGCAAATCGATGCGCCCTGTACGCTGCCGTCGGAACCAGAGCCGATGGGACAAAAGATGTTCCCGAATTCGAAAGACATCGAAATCCCCAAACCTACGTTTCAGGATCTGGGAGGGTTCATTCTGGCCTGGTGTGGTGTAGCTGCGATTATCTTCCTGACGAACCTGCTGTCGAAACTCGCCTGA
- a CDS encoding cytochrome c, producing MNKPSRHRYRKPIRNFSLATGTLLTLFLFTGCGGNDAPAPAPAQQQAQTPAPAAATPQVAQSTPTETKPTPAPANDGQKMIDGIPYDVWFDNPLAVAGDNQSVQPVALPGNNVAANTTPAPAGEMKTETAQASAGGGSGADWKTIIPMPILESQVKDIRNRLTKNMQSVGTYNTSYLEIPTFTATLAALAEVANQHSEDVGWKKNAKYLRELAAAFTAEPLMRGAKSYRAMQVPYEQIIVILNGSAPAGLPEADDKKPIAEVASMGDLMKRADIAYKWLKSNVGSADALKAEKEKVIEEAHLLAAISKIITLEGYGYVDDKGFLGHANPMQEACLKMVEAAKNDNFQEFDQGMSRVYKSCTECHSEYKE from the coding sequence ATGAACAAGCCATCTCGGCACAGGTATCGAAAACCAATTCGCAACTTCTCACTGGCCACAGGTACGTTACTCACACTGTTCCTGTTCACTGGATGTGGTGGAAATGATGCTCCTGCCCCCGCGCCAGCTCAACAACAGGCCCAGACGCCCGCTCCGGCTGCAGCGACTCCACAGGTAGCACAATCAACGCCAACTGAAACAAAACCGACACCTGCCCCGGCGAATGACGGGCAGAAAATGATCGACGGGATCCCCTATGATGTCTGGTTTGACAATCCGCTGGCTGTCGCGGGCGATAATCAGTCAGTTCAGCCCGTTGCTCTACCTGGAAACAATGTCGCAGCCAATACCACTCCTGCTCCCGCGGGAGAAATGAAAACGGAGACTGCACAGGCGAGTGCCGGCGGCGGTTCAGGCGCGGACTGGAAAACAATTATCCCCATGCCAATTCTGGAATCGCAGGTCAAAGACATTCGTAATCGTCTGACCAAGAATATGCAGTCGGTCGGCACCTATAATACGAGCTATCTTGAGATACCCACATTTACTGCAACCCTGGCGGCACTGGCTGAAGTTGCGAATCAGCATTCAGAAGATGTCGGCTGGAAAAAGAATGCCAAGTATCTGCGGGAGCTGGCAGCCGCTTTCACAGCAGAGCCGCTGATGCGTGGTGCCAAGTCCTATCGCGCCATGCAAGTTCCCTACGAACAGATTATCGTGATTCTAAACGGCAGTGCCCCTGCGGGACTGCCTGAAGCTGACGATAAGAAACCCATCGCCGAAGTCGCCTCAATGGGCGATCTGATGAAACGCGCTGATATCGCCTACAAATGGCTCAAATCGAATGTCGGAAGTGCAGATGCCCTCAAAGCAGAAAAAGAGAAGGTCATCGAAGAAGCACACCTGCTTGCAGCGATTTCCAAGATCATCACACTGGAAGGTTACGGCTATGTCGATGACAAAGGCTTCCTGGGGCATGCCAATCCGATGCAGGAAGCCTGCCTGAAAATGGTGGAAGCTGCCAAGAACGACAATTTCCAGGAGTTTGATCAGGGAATGTCCCGGGTCTACAAATCCTGCACGGAATGCCATAGCGAATACAAAGAGTAA